A genomic segment from Sphingobacteriaceae bacterium encodes:
- the rpe gene encoding ribulose-phosphate 3-epimerase — protein MTGGAAGAGRNGAPVIVAPSLLAADFSDLKKAVGLAEAGGAHWLHLDVMDGHFVPNITFGPLVVEAVRRLTDMPLDVHLMIAPPEPYLEAFARAGADRLTVHVEATAHLHRALQTIGDLGVKAGVALNPATPWEQAAWVLHQVDLVLVMTVNPGFGGQAFLPEVLPKVEALREYVTARGLDVHIQVDGGIDGETAPLAVNAGADVLVAGSAVYGAEDPASVMAQLARLRRPG, from the coding sequence TTGACCGGTGGAGCCGCCGGCGCAGGCCGGAATGGAGCGCCCGTCATCGTGGCGCCTTCCCTGCTGGCCGCCGATTTCAGTGATTTAAAGAAGGCCGTGGGCCTGGCGGAGGCGGGGGGTGCCCACTGGCTCCACCTGGACGTGATGGACGGCCACTTCGTGCCCAACATCACCTTCGGCCCCTTGGTGGTTGAAGCGGTGCGCCGCCTGACCGACATGCCCCTGGACGTCCACTTGATGATCGCGCCGCCGGAGCCGTACCTGGAAGCCTTCGCCCGGGCCGGGGCCGACCGGCTGACGGTCCACGTGGAGGCTACCGCCCACCTGCACCGGGCTCTCCAGACCATCGGCGATCTGGGGGTGAAGGCCGGTGTGGCCCTCAACCCGGCCACCCCCTGGGAGCAGGCCGCCTGGGTGCTGCATCAGGTGGATTTGGTGCTGGTCATGACCGTCAACCCCGGCTTCGGGGGACAGGCCTTCCTGCCGGAAGTGCTGCCCAAGGTGGAGGCCCTGCGGGAATACGTCACGGCCCGGGGCCTGGACGTCCACATCCAAGTGGACGGGGGCATCGATGGGGAAACGGCCCCCTTGGCTGTGAACGCCGGGGCCGATGTCCTGGTGGCCGGCTCCGCCGTGTATGGGGCAGAGGATCCGGCATCGGTCATGGCCCAATTGGCCCGCCTCCGGCGCCCCGGGTAG
- the pknB gene encoding Stk1 family PASTA domain-containing Ser/Thr kinase: MKGRLLGGRYRIEGPLGGGGMAVVYLGRDQLLDRMVAVKMLRPEFVGDEAFVERFKLEAKAAARLSHPNIVAIYDVGRDDGLDYIVMEYVSGQTLKERIKAAGPLPPREAVDIAVQVLAALEHAHSHGVIHRDIKPQNILLAESGQVKVADFGIARAVGTQTLTDAGPIMGSAHYVSPEQASGKPTGARTDLYSLGVVLFEMLTGVLPFDGESMVTVAVKHMREEPPDPHALASQVSPTLSRIVLQALQKDPQRRYPSARVMRKDLENFAVMAPEEVWAVPDDQPTVNLSALGVPGNGGAAAAVAAPQSGREAPRPGPEARPARRRAGAKRRQRPWSRILAMWTVALVVMGGLVGFTAQAVGSWLKPPVVTVPEVTGLDQGTARSQLAAAGVALRVVAERHDDQMASGLVLEQNPGPGATMRRGGVVEVIMSLGPQLVHGGMIDVRGERAAAAELRLKQLGLAVEYDYVHHSEAPEGTVVAQDPTPATPVRTGTVVRLTVSRGPEGEPVALPDLRGLTVARARDELASMKLRVGEIRTAPGDYPPDTIGAHEPAAGEVVPPGTAVVLYVSSGNGIEPNETMFPVTLPGEPAEQQIEVRVIDERGERLVYRGRHGGGVSFTVPVYWYGEEATVTVQSNGQLLTVEEIW; this comes from the coding sequence ATGAAGGGGCGGCTGCTGGGCGGGCGCTATCGCATCGAGGGGCCCCTGGGCGGGGGCGGCATGGCCGTGGTCTACCTGGGCCGGGACCAGCTGCTGGACCGCATGGTGGCCGTCAAGATGCTGCGGCCCGAATTCGTGGGCGACGAGGCCTTCGTGGAGCGGTTCAAGCTGGAGGCCAAGGCGGCGGCCCGGCTTTCCCATCCCAACATCGTGGCCATCTACGATGTGGGCCGGGACGACGGCCTGGACTACATCGTCATGGAATATGTCAGCGGACAAACCTTGAAGGAGCGCATCAAGGCCGCCGGCCCCCTACCTCCCCGGGAGGCGGTGGACATAGCGGTCCAGGTGCTGGCCGCCCTGGAGCATGCCCACAGCCACGGCGTCATCCACCGGGACATCAAGCCCCAGAACATCTTGCTGGCGGAGTCGGGCCAGGTGAAGGTGGCCGACTTCGGCATCGCCCGGGCCGTGGGCACCCAGACCTTGACCGATGCCGGCCCCATCATGGGCAGCGCCCACTACGTGTCGCCGGAGCAGGCTTCGGGCAAGCCCACCGGCGCCCGGACCGACCTGTACTCCCTGGGGGTCGTGCTGTTTGAGATGCTGACGGGAGTGCTGCCCTTCGACGGGGAGTCCATGGTGACGGTGGCGGTGAAGCACATGCGGGAAGAGCCGCCCGATCCCCATGCTTTGGCCTCCCAAGTGTCGCCCACCTTAAGCCGCATCGTGCTGCAGGCCCTGCAAAAGGATCCCCAGCGCCGCTACCCGTCGGCCAGGGTCATGCGCAAGGATTTGGAAAATTTCGCGGTCATGGCGCCCGAAGAGGTTTGGGCGGTGCCCGACGACCAGCCCACCGTCAACTTGAGCGCCCTGGGCGTGCCGGGCAACGGCGGGGCGGCAGCGGCGGTGGCTGCCCCCCAGTCCGGGAGGGAGGCGCCGCGGCCGGGGCCTGAGGCCCGTCCCGCCCGCCGGCGGGCCGGGGCCAAGAGGAGGCAGCGCCCCTGGAGCCGCATCCTGGCCATGTGGACCGTCGCTTTGGTGGTCATGGGAGGTCTGGTGGGCTTCACCGCCCAGGCGGTAGGAAGCTGGCTCAAGCCCCCCGTGGTCACGGTGCCCGAGGTGACGGGCCTGGACCAGGGGACGGCCCGGTCCCAGCTGGCCGCCGCCGGCGTGGCACTGCGGGTGGTGGCCGAGCGCCACGACGATCAGATGGCATCAGGCCTGGTTTTGGAGCAGAACCCCGGCCCCGGGGCCACCATGCGCCGGGGCGGCGTGGTGGAGGTCATCATGAGCCTCGGCCCCCAGCTGGTCCACGGGGGCATGATCGACGTCCGGGGCGAGCGGGCCGCTGCCGCCGAGTTGAGATTGAAGCAGCTGGGGCTGGCGGTGGAGTACGATTACGTGCACCACAGCGAGGCCCCCGAAGGCACCGTGGTGGCCCAGGACCCCACTCCCGCCACGCCGGTGCGCACGGGGACCGTGGTCCGGCTGACGGTGAGCCGGGGCCCCGAAGGGGAGCCCGTAGCCCTGCCCGACCTGCGGGGCCTGACGGTGGCCCGGGCCCGGGACGAACTGGCGTCCATGAAATTGCGGGTGGGTGAAATCCGCACGGCCCCCGGCGACTACCCGCCCGATACCATCGGCGCCCACGAGCCCGCCGCCGGGGAAGTGGTTCCCCCCGGCACCGCCGTCGTGCTGTACGTCAGCAGCGGCAACGGCATCGAACCCAACGAGACCATGTTTCCCGTGACATTGCCGGGGGAGCCCGCCGAACAGCAAATAGAGGTGCGGGTCATCGACGAGCGGGGCGAGCGGCTGGTATACCGGGGCCGCCACGGCGGCGGCGTCTCCTTCACGGTGCCGGTCTACTGGTACGGGGAGGAAGCCACGGTGACGGTGCAGAGCAACGGGCAACTCCTGACAGTGGAAGAGATTTGGTGA
- a CDS encoding DUF2267 domain-containing protein, with protein sequence MSGFGAVSIEELVADVAVYGRLPAGEAEQALRQVLRSIGRSCGTGACSELMQMLPPSLANELRAGSAASGGPVAESTADPAVGPIPGQPGPLTGHVTQQFGSGGIGADGPGDGLIDRQLFIGPMVQSYDTEFGYDQTLGGMDLVSVYMDDDAARRTQAVFAALRRRLSPAAAEAMAQALPPEIADWWRTA encoded by the coding sequence GTGAGCGGCTTCGGCGCCGTCTCCATCGAGGAACTGGTGGCCGATGTGGCCGTCTACGGCCGCCTGCCCGCCGGCGAAGCCGAGCAGGCCCTGCGCCAGGTGCTCCGCAGCATCGGCCGGTCCTGCGGCACCGGCGCCTGCAGCGAGTTGATGCAGATGCTGCCTCCTTCCCTGGCCAATGAATTGCGGGCCGGCAGCGCGGCGTCGGGCGGGCCGGTCGCCGAGTCCACTGCCGATCCGGCAGTCGGGCCGATCCCCGGGCAACCTGGACCGCTCACCGGCCATGTCACCCAGCAGTTCGGCTCCGGCGGCATCGGCGCCGACGGTCCCGGCGACGGCCTCATCGACCGGCAGCTTTTCATCGGTCCCATGGTCCAGTCCTACGACACCGAATTCGGCTACGACCAGACCCTGGGCGGCATGGATCTGGTCTCCGTCTACATGGACGACGATGCGGCCCGGCGCACCCAGGCGGTGTTTGCCGCCCTGCGCCGGCGCCTCAGCCCGGCGGCGGCAGAGGCCATGGCCCAAGCCCTGCCCCCGGAAATCGCCGACTGGTGGCGCACCGCCTGA
- a CDS encoding 2-oxoacid:ferredoxin oxidoreductase subunit beta has protein sequence MGDTAVKKVTVKDFASEHRPTWCPGCGDFGILTALKRALADLNIAPHEVMVISGIGCGSKLVDYIHANGFMTIHGRPLAVATGFALANPHMHVVVINGDGDAYGIGGNHFIHTCRRNPNLTHIVQNNQIYALTKGQYSPTSHRGFRTTTSPDGAPEWPILPTELAFAAGAGFIARGYAGAPQQLAELIKAGIRHKGYALIDVLQPCTTFNKVNTYEWYEENSYDVAAEGGYDPADPKAAADKVREWDEKIPLGVLFRRTDRPSYDELVPALAQGPLMHSSSLPLDEATFADLKEEFM, from the coding sequence ATGGGCGACACGGCAGTGAAAAAGGTAACGGTCAAGGACTTTGCCAGCGAGCACCGGCCCACCTGGTGCCCGGGCTGCGGCGACTTCGGCATTTTGACGGCCTTGAAGCGGGCCTTGGCCGACCTGAACATCGCGCCCCACGAAGTGATGGTCATCAGCGGCATCGGCTGCGGCTCCAAGCTGGTGGACTACATCCACGCCAACGGCTTCATGACCATCCACGGGCGCCCCCTGGCGGTGGCCACGGGCTTCGCCCTGGCCAATCCCCACATGCACGTGGTGGTGATCAACGGCGACGGCGACGCCTACGGCATCGGCGGCAATCACTTCATCCACACGTGCCGCCGCAATCCCAACCTGACCCACATCGTCCAGAACAACCAGATCTACGCCCTGACCAAAGGCCAGTACTCGCCCACCAGCCACCGGGGCTTCCGCACCACCACCTCGCCCGACGGCGCCCCCGAGTGGCCCATCCTGCCGACGGAACTGGCCTTCGCCGCCGGGGCGGGGTTCATCGCCCGGGGCTACGCCGGCGCGCCCCAGCAGCTGGCGGAGTTGATCAAGGCGGGCATCCGCCACAAGGGCTATGCCCTCATCGACGTCCTCCAGCCGTGTACCACCTTCAACAAGGTGAACACCTACGAGTGGTACGAGGAGAATTCCTACGATGTGGCGGCCGAGGGCGGCTACGACCCTGCCGACCCCAAGGCGGCGGCGGATAAGGTACGGGAATGGGACGAAAAAATCCCCCTGGGCGTGCTGTTCCGGCGCACCGACCGGCCCAGCTACGATGAACTGGTGCCGGCCCTGGCCCAGGGGCCCTTGATGCACAGCTCGTCCCTGCCTTTGGATGAGGCCACCTTCGCCGACCTGAAGGAGGAGTTCATGTGA
- a CDS encoding 2-oxoacid:acceptor oxidoreductase subunit alpha, with amino-acid sequence MSEVDVSITIGGDAGQGIESSGAAWGRAVARAGLHLFSLTDYRSRIRGGHNFYQTRASLRPVNSHRDPVQLLLALTEETVKVHLGNVARGGIVVYDEDFRRVDADEIRRAGVVPLPLPLARQAAELGSKVMMNTLMLGVAAGLLHFDVGYLEGVIQDLFRGRSAQVVQNNLAALAQGFRWGRDHSGMWPVRLPAPGGKARMALHGNHAFALGAAAGGCRFIAAYPMTPATPIFEWLVAKGSRLGIVTKHAEDEIAAVCMAIGAAHAGARAMTATSGAGFALMSEALGLAGMVELPLVLVVSQRGGPSTGLPTRTEQADLLFALHASHGEFPRIVLAPGTVEECFEAGWRSFNLAERYQTPVIVLLDQFLSASVKTVEPDDFSLSDVVIDRGLTLTGAELDQLTEPYLRYQDTPSGVSPRAVPGHPKAVYAMTSDEHDEEGHITEELPNRILMMRKRMRKEQTAVADMGEPRLYEGDGEDLTLVCWGSTVGPAREAAQILSAGGIDVNVLHFSDLWPLPVKEVAAALGRCRRTLVVEQNYTGQLARWLRQVTGFTVDAVLHKFDGRPFSPQDISTYARRVLADLAPTAAD; translated from the coding sequence ATGTCGGAAGTGGACGTCAGCATCACCATCGGGGGCGATGCCGGCCAGGGCATCGAATCCAGCGGCGCCGCCTGGGGCCGGGCGGTGGCCAGGGCCGGGCTGCATTTGTTTTCCCTCACCGATTATCGCTCCCGCATCCGGGGCGGCCACAACTTTTATCAAACCCGGGCATCCCTGCGGCCCGTCAACAGCCACCGGGATCCCGTCCAGCTGCTGCTGGCCCTGACCGAGGAAACCGTCAAGGTTCACCTGGGAAACGTGGCCCGGGGCGGCATCGTCGTCTACGATGAAGACTTCCGCCGGGTGGACGCCGATGAAATCCGCCGGGCGGGCGTGGTGCCGCTGCCCTTGCCCCTGGCCCGCCAGGCCGCCGAACTGGGCAGCAAGGTGATGATGAACACCTTGATGCTGGGCGTGGCGGCGGGCCTCCTCCATTTCGATGTGGGCTACCTGGAGGGCGTGATCCAGGACTTGTTCCGGGGCCGCTCGGCCCAGGTGGTGCAGAACAACCTGGCCGCCCTGGCCCAGGGCTTCCGCTGGGGCCGGGATCACAGCGGCATGTGGCCGGTGCGGCTGCCGGCGCCGGGAGGCAAGGCCCGCATGGCCCTCCACGGCAATCATGCCTTCGCCCTGGGGGCGGCGGCCGGGGGCTGCCGCTTCATCGCCGCCTACCCCATGACGCCGGCCACCCCCATCTTCGAGTGGCTGGTGGCCAAGGGCAGCCGGCTGGGCATCGTCACCAAGCATGCCGAGGATGAAATCGCCGCCGTCTGCATGGCCATCGGCGCCGCCCATGCGGGGGCCCGGGCCATGACCGCCACCTCGGGGGCGGGCTTCGCCCTCATGTCGGAGGCTCTGGGGCTGGCGGGCATGGTGGAGCTGCCCCTGGTGCTGGTGGTTTCCCAACGGGGCGGGCCGTCCACGGGGCTGCCCACCCGCACCGAGCAGGCGGACCTGCTCTTCGCCCTCCATGCTTCCCATGGGGAGTTTCCCCGCATCGTCCTGGCCCCGGGCACGGTGGAGGAGTGCTTCGAGGCGGGCTGGCGGTCCTTCAATCTGGCCGAGCGCTACCAGACGCCCGTCATCGTCCTGCTGGACCAGTTCCTGTCGGCCTCGGTGAAGACGGTGGAGCCCGACGACTTCAGCCTCAGCGACGTGGTCATCGACCGGGGCCTCACCCTGACCGGGGCGGAGCTGGATCAGTTGACGGAGCCCTACCTGCGGTATCAAGATACCCCTTCGGGGGTGTCGCCCCGGGCCGTTCCCGGCCATCCCAAGGCGGTGTACGCCATGACCAGCGACGAGCACGACGAGGAGGGCCACATCACCGAGGAACTGCCCAACCGCATCCTCATGATGCGCAAGCGGATGCGCAAGGAGCAGACGGCAGTGGCCGACATGGGCGAGCCCCGGCTCTACGAGGGCGACGGCGAGGATCTGACCTTGGTCTGCTGGGGCTCCACGGTGGGCCCAGCCCGGGAGGCGGCCCAAATCCTGTCCGCCGGGGGCATCGACGTCAACGTGCTCCACTTCTCCGACTTGTGGCCCCTGCCGGTGAAGGAGGTGGCGGCGGCTTTGGGGCGGTGCCGGCGCACATTGGTGGTGGAGCAGAACTACACGGGGCAGCTGGCCCGCTGGCTCCGCCAGGTGACGGGGTTCACCGTCGACGCCGTCCTGCACAAGTTCGACGGCCGGCCCTTTTCGCCCCAGGACATCAGCACCTACGCCCGCCGGGTGCTGGCCGACCTGGCGCCCACGGCCGCCGATTAG
- the recG gene encoding ATP-dependent DNA helicase RecG yields the protein MAVPTLPTRPIEALAGVGPSRARMLNRLGIHTINDLLDHLPRRYEEVGGLKTLAQAAADLGAPARVRVRVLSTDARTVRPGLHMTTALLSDETGNMTALWFNQPYVRRWVQPGRTLILTGKVELYRRRLQLTNPEIADAAQGADQPPLLPVYPATTGLNQRVLRGLMATALDKHGDLIVDPLPPSMASRLGLPSKMWAVAAVHRPASMDEAEKARRRLAFEELFLYQLALSLLRRDVTGARPGRRHRAPEGVLDRLYAALPYEPTAAQRRVIDEVLADMAGSRPMYRLVQGDVGSGKTLVAAVALAAAGTSGSQAALMAPTELLAQQHYDYLAPLLGAVDVETVLLTGSTTAAQRRDILARLEDGRAQVVVGTHALLEDQVRFRSLGLVITDEQHRFGVRQRSRLQDKGHHPDVMVMTATPIPRTLALTLYGDLDLSVIDQLPPGRKPCRTFWVTREKRGQAYGYLRREVRRGRQAYVVCPLIEDSADSDLKAAVDLHRRLQRHMPDVQVGLLHGRMPAAEKHEVMRAFRDGETKVLVTTTVVEVGVDVPQATVMLVEDADRFGLAQLHQLRGRVGRGSHPGTCLLLADPATAEGRERLRIMEKHHDGFLIAERDMELRGPGEVFGTRQHGLPSFKAANPFRDADLLPLAHREARRLADEDPALAKAEHGLLRAVLMHRYETYIGLGAVG from the coding sequence ATGGCGGTGCCTACCTTGCCCACCCGGCCCATCGAGGCCCTGGCGGGGGTCGGTCCCTCCCGGGCCCGCATGCTGAACCGGCTGGGCATCCATACCATCAACGACCTGCTGGACCACCTGCCCCGGCGGTACGAAGAAGTGGGTGGGCTGAAGACCCTGGCCCAGGCGGCGGCCGATCTGGGCGCCCCGGCCCGGGTGCGGGTGCGGGTGCTGTCCACCGATGCCCGCACCGTCCGGCCCGGACTCCACATGACCACCGCCCTGCTGTCCGATGAGACGGGGAACATGACCGCCTTGTGGTTCAACCAGCCCTATGTGCGCCGGTGGGTTCAGCCCGGCCGCACTTTGATCCTGACGGGCAAGGTGGAGCTTTACCGGCGGCGCCTGCAGCTTACCAACCCGGAAATCGCCGACGCGGCCCAAGGGGCCGACCAGCCGCCCCTGCTGCCCGTGTATCCCGCCACCACCGGCCTGAACCAGCGGGTGCTGCGGGGGCTGATGGCCACGGCCCTGGACAAGCATGGGGATTTGATCGTGGATCCCCTGCCCCCGTCCATGGCCTCCCGCTTAGGCCTGCCTTCCAAGATGTGGGCGGTGGCGGCGGTGCACCGGCCTGCCTCCATGGATGAGGCGGAAAAGGCCCGCCGGCGCCTGGCTTTCGAGGAATTGTTCCTGTACCAGTTGGCCTTGTCCCTGCTGCGCCGGGATGTGACGGGCGCCCGCCCGGGGCGCCGGCACCGGGCGCCCGAAGGCGTGCTGGACAGGCTGTACGCCGCCTTGCCTTATGAACCCACCGCGGCTCAGCGCCGGGTCATCGACGAGGTGCTGGCGGACATGGCCGGCAGCCGGCCCATGTACCGGCTGGTGCAGGGGGACGTGGGCTCGGGCAAGACCCTGGTGGCGGCGGTGGCCCTGGCGGCGGCGGGTACGTCCGGCTCCCAAGCGGCCCTTATGGCCCCCACGGAACTGCTGGCCCAGCAGCACTACGACTACCTGGCCCCCCTGCTCGGGGCCGTGGACGTGGAGACGGTGCTCCTGACCGGCTCCACCACCGCGGCCCAGCGGCGGGACATCCTGGCCCGCCTGGAAGACGGCAGGGCCCAGGTGGTGGTGGGCACCCACGCCCTGCTGGAGGACCAGGTCCGGTTCCGTTCCCTGGGGCTGGTCATCACCGATGAGCAGCACCGGTTCGGGGTGCGCCAGCGCTCCCGGCTGCAGGACAAGGGCCACCACCCCGACGTGATGGTCATGACGGCCACGCCCATACCCCGCACCTTGGCCTTGACCTTGTACGGCGACCTGGACCTGTCGGTCATCGACCAGCTGCCGCCGGGCCGCAAGCCGTGCCGCACCTTCTGGGTCACCCGGGAAAAGCGGGGCCAGGCCTACGGCTACCTGCGCCGGGAAGTGCGCCGGGGCCGGCAGGCCTACGTGGTGTGTCCCCTCATCGAAGATTCCGCCGACAGCGACTTGAAGGCCGCCGTGGATCTCCACCGGCGGCTCCAGCGCCACATGCCCGACGTCCAGGTGGGCCTGCTCCACGGGCGCATGCCGGCGGCGGAGAAGCATGAGGTAATGAGGGCTTTCCGGGACGGGGAAACGAAGGTGCTGGTGACGACCACGGTGGTGGAAGTGGGGGTGGACGTGCCCCAGGCCACGGTGATGCTGGTGGAGGACGCCGACCGCTTCGGCCTGGCCCAACTGCACCAGCTGCGGGGCCGGGTGGGCCGGGGCAGCCATCCCGGCACCTGCCTGCTGCTGGCCGATCCCGCCACCGCCGAGGGCCGGGAGCGGCTTCGCATCATGGAGAAGCACCACGACGGCTTCCTCATCGCCGAGCGGGACATGGAACTGCGGGGCCCCGGCGAGGTGTTCGGCACCCGCCAGCACGGCCTGCCTTCCTTCAAGGCGGCCAATCCCTTCCGGGACGCCGACCTGCTCCCCTTGGCCCACCGGGAGGCCCGCCGCCTGGCGGACGAAGACCCGGCCCTGGCCAAGGCGGAACACGGCCTCCTGCGGGCCGTCCTCATGCACCGTTATGAAACCTATATCGGCTTGGGCGCGGTAGGTTGA
- the rsgA gene encoding ribosome small subunit-dependent GTPase A, which translates to MTGRVIKSYSGWYEVQLDGAPGKGPITCRPRGRLRQEEEGVLTGDRVRVSVLDDGSGVIEEVLPRTSRLHRPPVANVDQVLVVFTLRQPPLNRPVLDRLTCLAQFEGLDVVLVLNKLDLTPPEEVEAIRAEYKPTGYPFIALAAQPPTNVEALEAVLKGRVSVLAGPSGVGKTTLLNALQPGLNLQTQPVSRRLRRGRHTTRHVQLLPLYDREARQRIQEGKKPKAGPWGYVVDTPGFSRLSVAHIPKERLIHCFPDLAAGADRCRFPDCLHRAEPGCAVKALVEEGAASPHRYEQYLELLTEIEELEAQRYR; encoded by the coding sequence GTGACGGGAAGGGTTATCAAGTCTTACAGCGGCTGGTATGAAGTGCAATTGGACGGGGCGCCGGGCAAGGGCCCCATCACGTGCAGGCCCCGGGGGCGGCTGCGCCAGGAGGAGGAGGGCGTGCTGACGGGGGACCGGGTGCGGGTTTCCGTGCTGGACGACGGCTCCGGCGTCATCGAGGAAGTGCTGCCCCGGACCAGCCGTCTCCACCGTCCGCCGGTGGCCAACGTGGATCAAGTTCTGGTGGTTTTCACCCTGCGCCAGCCTCCGTTGAACCGGCCGGTGCTGGATCGCCTCACCTGCCTGGCCCAATTCGAAGGTCTTGACGTGGTGCTGGTCCTGAACAAATTGGATTTGACCCCGCCCGAAGAGGTGGAGGCCATCCGGGCCGAGTACAAGCCCACCGGCTATCCCTTCATCGCCCTGGCCGCCCAGCCCCCCACCAACGTGGAGGCCTTGGAGGCAGTGCTGAAAGGCCGGGTGTCGGTGCTGGCCGGGCCGTCGGGGGTGGGCAAGACCACCTTGCTCAACGCCCTGCAGCCGGGCCTCAACCTGCAGACCCAGCCCGTCAGCCGTCGCCTGCGCCGGGGAAGGCACACCACCCGCCACGTTCAGTTGCTCCCCCTATATGACCGGGAAGCCCGGCAGCGGATCCAGGAGGGGAAGAAGCCCAAGGCGGGGCCGTGGGGCTATGTGGTGGACACGCCCGGCTTCAGCCGGCTTTCCGTGGCCCACATCCCCAAGGAGAGGCTCATCCATTGCTTCCCGGACCTGGCCGCGGGGGCGGACCGGTGCCGGTTCCCCGACTGCCTCCACCGGGCCGAGCCCGGCTGCGCCGTCAAGGCGCTGGTGGAGGAGGGGGCGGCGTCGCCCCACCGTTATGAGCAATACTTGGAACTGTTGACGGAGATCGAAGAACTGGAAGCCCAGCGCTACCGTTGA
- the hslO gene encoding Hsp33 family molecular chaperone HslO, whose protein sequence is MLNAGDYVARATADGGKVRVLAARSTRLVAEAQRRHGALPTAAAALGRVLTGAALMGALLKEDNHTVTVRIRGTGPLGAIIADSDGRGHVRGYVQNPQVNLPLNSQGKLDVSGAVGLPGEINVVWDLHLRQPYSGTAPLATGEIGEDFTAYFWRSEQTPSLVALGVLVGPGGQVMAAGGVLAQLLPGSSAHWAETLTENARQLAGISRLIAGGAAPEDLIERTLAGFEGVPGHRLPLVFQCRCSRERCRRLLASLGADELRDMLATDGQAEMECHFCRQKYLFDAEELGQLLALQS, encoded by the coding sequence TTGCTGAATGCAGGGGACTACGTGGCCCGGGCCACCGCCGACGGAGGCAAGGTGCGGGTGCTGGCCGCCCGGTCCACCCGGCTGGTGGCCGAAGCCCAGCGGCGCCATGGGGCGCTGCCCACGGCGGCCGCCGCTTTGGGCCGGGTGCTGACGGGCGCCGCCCTGATGGGGGCCTTGCTGAAAGAGGACAACCACACGGTGACGGTCCGCATAAGGGGGACCGGGCCCTTGGGCGCCATCATCGCCGACAGCGACGGCCGGGGCCATGTCCGGGGCTATGTGCAAAACCCCCAGGTGAATCTGCCTTTGAACTCCCAGGGAAAGCTGGACGTCTCCGGGGCCGTGGGCCTGCCCGGCGAGATCAACGTGGTGTGGGATCTCCACCTGCGCCAGCCCTATTCGGGCACGGCGCCCCTGGCTACCGGGGAGATCGGCGAGGACTTCACCGCCTACTTCTGGCGCTCGGAGCAGACGCCGTCCCTGGTGGCTCTGGGCGTGCTGGTGGGACCCGGCGGCCAGGTGATGGCGGCGGGGGGCGTCCTGGCCCAGCTGCTGCCGGGCAGCAGCGCCCACTGGGCCGAAACCTTGACGGAAAATGCCCGGCAACTGGCGGGCATCAGCCGGCTCATCGCCGGGGGCGCCGCCCCCGAAGACCTGATTGAACGTACTCTGGCGGGATTTGAAGGGGTGCCGGGACACCGGTTGCCCCTGGTCTTTCAATGCCGGTGCAGCCGGGAGCGGTGCCGCCGGCTGCTGGCCTCACTAGGTGCCGATGAATTGCGGGACATGCTGGCAACGGATGGGCAGGCGGAAATGGAATGCCATTTCTGCCGTCAGAAGTACCTATTCGATGCTGAGGAACTGGGCCAGTTGCTGGCCCTGCAGTCGTAA
- the rpmB gene encoding 50S ribosomal protein L28, translating to MARRCDICNKGVTTGNNVSHSNRHTRRTWSPNLQTVRVMVNGQRRKLRVCTRCIRSGRVSRV from the coding sequence GTGGCGCGCCGCTGTGACATTTGCAACAAAGGGGTTACCACCGGCAACAACGTAAGCCATTCCAACCGGCATACCCGGCGCACCTGGTCGCCCAACCTGCAGACGGTACGGGTGATGGTCAACGGCCAACGGCGCAAGCTGAGGGTATGCACCCGTTGCATCCGGAGCGGCCGGGTTTCCCGCGTTTAA